A genome region from Indicator indicator isolate 239-I01 chromosome 31, UM_Iind_1.1, whole genome shotgun sequence includes the following:
- the FAM110B gene encoding protein FAM110B — translation MPTETLPTGSMVKPVSPAVTFTSAVPLRILNKGPDYFRRQAEPNPKRLSAVERLEADKAKYVKSQEVINAKQEPVKPAVLVKPPVCPAAKRALGSPTLKVFSNNAKTESGVQRENLKLEILKNIINSSEGSSSGSGHKHGPRNWPPHRADSTELNRHSFAESLKVYPTQGRSSPQESSSNVSRRLLDQSAETFLHVSHSSSDIRKVTSAKPLKAIPCSSSAPPLPPKPKITAIATLKSPEIEAVESGCGVSRRPSLQRSKSDLSDRYFRVDADVERFFNYCGLDPEELENLGMENFARANSDIISLNFRSASMISSDCEQSQDSNSDLRNDDSANDRVPYGISAIERNARIIKWLYSIKQARESQKVSHV, via the coding sequence ATGCCTACAGAAACACTACCGACAGGTAGCATGGTGAAGCCGGTCAGCCCTGCCGTCACTTTCACCTCCGCCGTCCCTCTCCGCATCCTGAACAAAGGACCCGACTATTTTCGCAGGCAGGCGGAGCCTAACCCCAAAAGACTGAGCGCGGTGGAGAGGCTGGAAGCCGACAAGGCAAAGTACGTCAAGAGCCAGGAGGTCATCAATGCCAAGCAGGAGCCTGTGAAGCCAGCGGTGCTGGTGAAGCCGCCGGTCTGCCCCGCAGCCAAGCGAGCGCTGGGGAGCCCAACCTTGAAGGTCTTCAGCAACAATGCGAAGACCGAGAGTGGTGTGCAGAGAGAAAACCTAAAACTGGAGATTCTGAAGAACATCATCAATAGCTCCGAAGGCTCCAGCTCAGGTTCGGGGCACAAGCATGGTCCCCGGAACTGGCCACCCCACAGAGCCGACTCGACAGAGCTGAACCGGCACTCGTTCGCCGAATCGCTGAAGGTTTACCCCACGCAGGGCCGCAGCAGCCcgcaggaaagcagctccaacGTCAGCAGAAGGCTCCTAGATCAGTCGGCAGAGACTTTCTTGCACGTCTCTCACAGCTCCTCAGACATTAGGAAAGTAACTAGCGCAAAGCCCTTAAAAGCAATACCCTGCAGCAGTTCAGCCCCACCCCTGCCTCCAAAGCCCAAAATCACTGCCATCGCCACCCTGAAGTCCCCAGAGATTGAGGCAGTCGAGTCTGGATGTGGAGTGAGCAGAAGGCCCTCCCTACAGCGCTCAAAATCAGACTTAAGCGACCGATACTTCCGCGTCGACGCCGATGTGGAACGGTTCTTTAACTACTGCGGACTGGATCCCGAAGAGCTTGAAAACCTCGGGATGGAGAACTTTGCAAGGGCTAACTCTGATATCATATCCCTCAACTTTCGCAGCGCAAGCATGATTAGCTCAGACTGTGAACAGTCTCAGGACAGCAACAGTGACCTTAGGAACGATGACAGTGCCAATGACCGCGTGCCATACGGCATCTCCGCCATTGAGAGGAATGCCAGGATCATCAAGTGGTTGTATAGCATCAAGCAAGCTCGAGAGTCACAAAAAGTGTCCCACGTGTGA